The sequence CCAGCTCTTTCTTGATCTGTTTTCTGATGTCTTGTACTGGAAAGCTGCAAGTCTCAGTGTCTTTACCAGAAGGGTAACGCGAAGGCCAGAAATACCCTGTCCAAGAAGGAAGTGAATGCAAAGACCGCATCCATTTCATCTGTCAGAAAAATGACATCTGCTGTGTCCTCTGACAAACTCAAAAAGTGATGACACCCCTGAGGGCAGATCTCTGTTcttaccccaccccccacccccaccccctgatAACATCGCATATATTCGCACAAGTCACAAGAAAAGGACATCAATAAGTTAAAAAAggtttaaataaaaaaataattttcaatttCAACTCTGCTTCAGTGCAACTGCACTTTTATTGATAACTGTGCCCTCAACAGCAATCTTGATATGATTTAAAACTATTGTGGGGTTTGAGGACAGATTACCagaaactaaaaataaaaattataataataatcagtACTGAAACCACTCAAATTATAAAGTCAGCCGAAAGGGCTACCCTGACAGAGGAAGTGAGCTCAAAATCAAAAGTAAACAGTGCCTTGGGGGTTTCTCGAGGAGTTTTTTAGACCTTCATATGTGGTTGAAGCTTGTGGTTCCTTTCCCCCAAGGGAAAATCCATAAAATCATACACCGCAACTGATCTACAACCTGTTTGTAAAAATGGACTTATCCATTGAATAATTAAAGCATCAAACACACTGATGTTTGGGCAAATTTTTTGTCTAATTGTACAATTtcactgttgtttgtttttggaaTTACAGCGCCAactcaaagaaaaagaaaaatgctaTCCTCAAACCCCAACATGATTgccaaaaattaaaacaaaagccAAAGTAAAAATATAACAATAATGAAAAGTGCTAGAACAGAACATTTGTCAAAAAATATGGGAAATAAATTGAAATACACCAAATAAATTAATGAAGGATGAATGAAACAGTGACTCTTAAAACATTACAAGAGCCTCCCTAAAGCACATGGGAACATAGTCTTTTCCAGAGTGACATACACATTTGATTCCAGACTACAATGACAGTGTATAATGACTACACTGACTATTCTGGTCTTAAGTGCTGATGGTAGCCTCTATGTTAAAGCATGGCATAGAGGAGGCTACAACATTTATAGAAAAATAGGGTATATTTGGGATTTTCTTCTACAAAATTTGACTAAAATATATGCTTCTACAACAGATGCCATTTAGCCCCTCCTGGTTGTACAAACTATTTAAATTTTTGAGATTAGTTAGGAGTTATATATGAAGTCCATCAGCAGTTTGAAACAAATAGGGTCGTGTGCGGTAAAGTTGTAGGCTACCACAGTGGAGCCCAAATTTAACAGTTCCAGCCTTTTTTTCTGGGCTGAAAATGGCAGGCACTGCTTAATGATGACCAGTTTAACCAACATCGCCTCCCCTGCAGAGGGGAAAACTGCAAGAGCAATGGACAGGTAGCACCACGACCCAATCCACTACGATCAGCGAGCACAATGGGATTTCTCCATCAAAATAGCTGCTGCAAGCTGCTGAGCATCTGTCACATGGGGGTTCCTGGTCATTACCACCCTGACTAAATCTGGGGGGAAAATGTTACACAGGTTGACAAACACCTTTTCCCTCAGATCTTGGTACCAACCCAAACCTGGGGGCTCTTGGTGTTGAAGAGCTGAGGGTGGGTGGCTGTTGTGGGGGGTGGGGAACCCTGGGGTTTGAGAAGGTGGTAGAAGTTGGGATAGATGAGATGTGGAAAGGCCACGAGGTGATGGATGAGTATGTCTTCCCCATACTGAGGGTAAGGCCTTCTCGCGACTCTCCGGAAGGCTCTGGAAGGTCAAAGGATCATAGAAAGGCTTAGGTGGCTGCTGGTAGTGAGGGCCCCAGTTTGACAGATGCTGGTTCAGTTCTCGGTAGCCCCTCATGGAATGGAGGGGTGACTCCTCATAAAAGCGGGAGTCTTGGAACCCACTTTCCCGCCAGGGGGAGAAGAGGAGATTGTGGCACAGAGGTGAGCTTTGAGACTGCAAGTGAGGAGCAGAACTCAAGGGTGAAGATGCTGGAGGTGCTGGGTATTCCCCAGGGCACCCCAAACGGCTATCCAGAGATGGTTGCTGAAGGGGGGGTTGCAGGAAGGCTATAGGGGCCTTGAAAGGATGCAAGGGGTGAGAAGACGGAGGTTCTTCCGAGCCAAAAGCAGGTAGTCTATGCAGTGGTTGGTGCTTGGGGTAGCCATGAGGTGGGTACTGGCCAAGACTGGCAGGATATGGGTACCAGCTGGGGcagtggtgatggtgatggtggcaGGAGGGGTGATCTTCTAACAGTGGGTCGGGGGAGAATGAGTCTGAGCTGACACTGCCCTCGCTGCTGCAGTCCGACGGAAGAGATCCAGCTCGCAGATCAGCTGGAAAGAACTGATCAGGACTCTGTGGCACCACCTGACTGCGGCTAGAGTACACCTTAATTAATGAGCTGTAGCCCTGCTCAGCTGGTTTGCATGTGGAGTAAGTGTCAGTTTGGCTATGTCCTGAGGGTCCAGCAGCCCTGGAtccccctccacctccacccccaggGTGAGCACTTCGTTCTTGCTTTGCTGATGAGAGAGTCCCCCTTGAAGCAGACTGTCCCAGGATGCTGTTACTGCTacagctactgctgctgctgctgcttccccTGCGGGCCTCCACTTTGGTCCTTACTCCCAGTCTGTCCTCAAAGAGATCACTGAGGGAGAAGTTATGAGGGCCAGAGTCCAACTGTCCCTTTGTAGGGCCTTGACAAAATTCTATCTCAGTAGTCCCCTCCACTTGGCTGGTGGACAGACTGTGGCTCTTCCCcatcagggtgtctcccagcaggCTTTTGGAGGCCGAGGAACTTTTTGCACTGGCTCGCAGCTCATCAGCCACTGCACGCTGGGGCTGGGTGCCCCTCTCAGGGTGGTAAAACTTGCACTTGTGTCCATATGTGCACTTTTTTCCTGAGGCAAGAAAATTGCAATGGCTATTAATCTCTTATATAGAAACAAGTCTCTTAGTgattattggattttttttcctacaataaccagcaaaaaaatcagtttggcacggtggcccagtggttagtgctgtcgcctcacagcaagaaggtcctgggttcgaaccccagggttgttcaaccttggggatcatcccaggtcgttctctgtgtggagtttgcatgttctccccgtgtctacagtgggttttctccgtgtGCTCCggcttctcccaccatcaaaaagacatgcatgttagggttaatactcctgtctgtgcccttgaccgaggcatggcaagacgaactggagttggtccccaggcgcttcatggctgctgcccactgctcctagctacacagctaggatgggttaaatgcagaagaataatttccccacggggataaataaagtagtaaaaaaaaatcatccatccTATATAGACACGTCTCTTACTTAgtggttattgtttttttttcctacaataACCAGCATAAAATCATCCATAGTGGCCAGAAATTATATGGAATTTGTTgggttcagttttttttttttaccttgcagaAAATGTCAAAAAGTCGCAAATACTGCAAGTTAAAGCATCTGTGACTactaacatacactaccgttcaaaagtttgggatctcccaaacaattttgtgttttccatgaaaagtcacacttattcaccaccatatgttgtgaaatgaatagaaaatagagtcaagacattgacaaggttagaaataatgatttgtatttgaaataagattttttttacatcaaactttgctttcgtcaaagaatcctccatttgcagcaattacagcattgcagacctttggcattctagctgttaatttgttgaggtaatctggagaaattgcaccccacgcttccagaagcagctcccacaagttggattggttggatgggcacttctttgagcagattgagtttctggagcatcacatttgtggggtcaattaaacgctcaaaatggccagaaaaagagaactttcatctgaaactcgacagtctattcttgttcttagaaatgaaggctattccatgcgagaaattgccaagaaattgaagatttcctacaccggtgtgtactactcccttcagaggacagcacaaacaggctctaaccagagtagaaaaagaagtgggaggccgcgttgcacaactgagcaagaagataagtacattagagtctctagtttgagaaacagacgcctcacaggtccccaactggcatcttcattaaatagtacccgcaaaacaccagtgtcaacatctacagtgaagaggcggctgcgggattctgggcttcagggcagagtggcaaagaaaaagccatatctgagactgaccaataaaagaaaaagattaagatgggcaaaagaacacagacattggacagaggaagactggaaaaaagtgttgtggacggatgaatccaagtttgaggtgtttggatcacaaagaagaacgtttgtgagacgcagaacaaatgaaaagatgctggaagaatgcctgacgccatctgttaagcatggtggaggtaatgtgatggtctggggttgctttggtgctggtaaggtgggagatttgtacagggtaaaagggattctgaataaggaaggctatcactccattttgcaacgccatgccatacccagtggacagcgcttgattggagccaatttcatcctacaacaggacaatgaccctaaacacacctccaaattgtgcaagaactatttagagcagaagcaggcagctggtattctatcggtaatggagtggccagcgcagtcaccagatctgaaccccattgagctgttgtgggagcagcttgaccgtatggtacgcaagaagtgcccatccaaccaatccaacttgtgggagctgcttctggaagcgtggggtgcaatttctccagattacctcaacaaattaacagctagaatgccaaaggtctgcaatgctgtaattgctgcaaatggaggattctttgacgaaagcaaagtttgatgtaaaaaaaatcttatttcaaatacaaatcattatttctaaccttgtcaatgtcttgactctattttctattcatttcacaacatatggtggtgaataagtgtgacttttcatggaaaacacaaaattgtttgggagatcccaaacttttgaacggtagtgtatatatgttaaATTTATACATCCTTACATAAGGAACCGATGTGTTTAATTAACGAAAAACTTTAGCACTTTTTACCTCCCATCGTTAGGAGTCAAGCATAATCCTTCAGAGCAATAACACTCACCAAGTAACAAGCTCGTTTTTGATGCCAACAGGCTGAGAATATTATGAGAAGTTTCTGAAACACCTTCCATTTTGAAAAGAGAATACTAGTGCAGTAAATCAGCACAGTGATGGACTTTTTTGCACTTCTCCCCAACTTCTTCATGCTTTCAATGTTGTCTTTGTGCAACAACTCATCCCTCACAGGATTAAAGAATGAGACGTCTAGTCTGGGTTAGAAATGGACTAATATCTATGTAATTCCATGACTGATATCGTCTGAGGTTCTTCAGACTCCTCTCATAACATTCAAAGCGTGTTAGTGCTAAAAAAGAGTTCCTTTAATGGATGTTATTTGGAAAGCGCTATTGCCCttaaggattacattgcagcttggtgcCCACCAGTCAGCTGACACAAGCTTGCTCCATAGTGAACCAATTTAAAAGATTCTGCAACCCATCACTTGCTTTGACTACAACGACAGGAAAATAGGGCTTGGGTAAAAAAAAATACCAGAGCTTTCTTTTAGCAAAACCAGGGAGTACCGAAGTCTTGTTACCATAAGGACAAGGCTGCTTCTTGTGTTCAGGGATGATGGGCCTCTTCCTCAAGAAGTTCTCCAGACTGGGCCCGTGGCGACCCAGTGGATCATCAGGCGGCATAAACCTAAATATGCAGTTTATAGATTAGAATCACCAATTAAATGACTGTTCTCAATG comes from Lampris incognitus isolate fLamInc1 chromosome 11, fLamInc1.hap2, whole genome shotgun sequence and encodes:
- the LOC130120340 gene encoding probable ribonuclease ZC3H12C; protein product: MGLRDHLEDGTGRILSLGLALDYLHVEGTERQACLNISADSVHVPASQAAEVAVRGDAPADSSQSGSNSSSICCTASSTSSSRGSSSCSNCSEESAISDSEDEQVQDGSGSESHNLDPHPPNSSFHVTQPVGQGLEHTHSPGDPDLVGKTTPADPLTEYHSKMEFALKLGYSEELVLLVLRKLGSDALINDILGELVKLGTKTEMEQRGVGGGEGGEGGSAVSQSSSSFSLSSSAWSSSTSSLDSCRLLCKSQLQDDKENLRPVVVDGSNVAMSHGNKEVFSCQGIKLAVDWFLERGHRDITVFVPAWRKEQSRPDALITDQEILRRLEKEKILVFTPSRRVQGRRVVCYDDRFIVKLAYESDGIIVSNDNYRDLANEKPEWKKFIDERLLMYSFVNDKFMPPDDPLGRHGPSLENFLRKRPIIPEHKKQPCPYGKKCTYGHKCKFYHPERGTQPQRAVADELRASAKSSSASKSLLGDTLMGKSHSLSTSQVEGTTEIEFCQGPTKGQLDSGPHNFSLSDLFEDRLGVRTKVEARRGSSSSSSSCSSNSILGQSASRGTLSSAKQERSAHPGGGGGGGSRAAGPSGHSQTDTYSTCKPAEQGYSSLIKVYSSRSQVVPQSPDQFFPADLRAGSLPSDCSSEGSVSSDSFSPDPLLEDHPSCHHHHHHCPSWYPYPASLGQYPPHGYPKHQPLHRLPAFGSEEPPSSHPLHPFKAPIAFLQPPLQQPSLDSRLGCPGEYPAPPASSPLSSAPHLQSQSSPLCHNLLFSPWRESGFQDSRFYEESPLHSMRGYRELNQHLSNWGPHYQQPPKPFYDPLTFQSLPESREKALPSVWGRHTHPSPRGLSTSHLSQLLPPSQTPGFPTPHNSHPPSALQHQEPPGLGWYQDLREKVFVNLCNIFPPDLVRVVMTRNPHVTDAQQLAAAILMEKSHCAR